In Plutella xylostella chromosome 8, ilPluXylo3.1, whole genome shotgun sequence, the genomic stretch ttaaaaaatacaaattttaagTAGTGGAGATGGATGCATATGCTTAAGTTGcagtaataattatgttaagaTAGTAAGAGGGAAAATAAGTATGGAAAGTCTTTATTTCCATGCTGCCTCACCCATAACAACATTTAGGAATGTAGGAAAACAAGTCCTCTTCCTAGTTTTAGTACTTTGGGGTTACATCTCTGAGtttatgtattaagtatgttgCTAGTACATGAACTCTGGGGAGCTAGTAGTATAAATTGTTTTACCTCAAATGGTGATAATGACTTTACAGCAACAGCTCCTCCAGAGAGTAGGTTGAAGAGGCCACCGTCCCAGTGCAGGCATTCAGCACTGGGATCGTCCAGGAATACCACAGCACCAATAATCCGGTTGTAAATCTCTACCCAAGCTGCTTTACTGAATTCTTTCACAGATAGCGACATGTTTAATACAGACGGTGATCGCACTGATTAGCAAGCTGAACTTATGAATCAGTTAATCGTTAGATTTCTTCTAAATGCAATCCATGAGgaatttaattcataaaatatttttcagaaacttgaaatcaaaacaaacaatCTGCCACCTCGAACATACGGtaactgacactgacagtgACAGAAAATGACCGAATGAAATCATTCATTGACAGCTGTCACTTTACATAGTTGTGAAGTGTGTGTAAACACTCCATAACATAATGTATTATTCTGAGGAACTCCGTTTGGTTCACGCCCACCATCTATTGCCGAGTAGCGGTACTATTATCTAACCCCAACGATGTCTTGTTCTTCTGCAGTGGAATAGCAACATTCCTCAGAGCTTCTGCAACCAAAAGTATTTGATTTAATcactattataatatatattatagagtGAATCCTACGGGCATGAAGAGGTCATGGCTCGTATTTGTCATCTCCACTTTAGAAATTGTTTCATTGAACAATTACATTATGACAATCCACTTCAAACAGTAGATGGGCAAATTAAACCAAAAATGATGTTTCCATCAGtttattaacttattaatattacaatacaCATTGTTATCTAATGCTTTCCACGATCTTACTAATTTACAGACATGATGGTGTTTAGTGCTCATCTTCGTAGCCGTTGGGGAGGGGGTTGACGTGGGGGTTGTGGAACAGGGATTTCTGGCCGTCACCCCACGGGAAACGCTGTGgagtaaaaaatacaatgtaaaTTGGGTGATTGATGTATTAATCGTTTTACAAAAGTTTATCAGCAAAGGATACATTTTTCTAGGTGAAGCCATTGTGAAAAGAATATAGCTACTTatctttaattaagtattgtgAGGTGCATATAAAATATGGAATCAGTCAGTAAAAAGGGAGGCTGATGGGAATTGTGTTGTATGGACCCTTCAGCTCTGGCAGTAAATGCCAAATCCACCACAAAGGTTGTGTACcctaattgtttttttattcatttgtaACCTAATTGATATGCCATTTGGTCTATATTTTCAACATTTCTTAATAATCGTGCAGCATTGGCCACCAATGTAAATGCTCCATAATTCCAAAGCAGAAATTAACTTACCAGCTGATTTCTATCATGAAATATAATAGCTGTACCTTTGTGCGGACGCGCAGGTACTCGTAGGGCACGAACGGGGGCCTCTCGTGGTGCGCGTGCTCCTGGTGGGCCAGGTATGCGTTCACCATGCCCAGACCCACTGCGGGGAATGCCACGAAGAACGACAGCTTCTTCCACAGCTTGTGGCCACCTGGAACATGGCCATTGAGTGATTAGTTATCAACAATTTAGTAAATTGGTGGTTTATGACTTGAAGAGAACTGATAGATAATAGATTTATCCATCTATGATAGGTTAGGATTAATGAGATTTTTATAGGACATAACCTAATCAGTTTATTGCATAGATActtgtttaaatacaaaaacttCAGTAACAAAAGCAGTCTTGTTTTCATAAAACCAGCACTGGTGTTGAATTGATAACAGCAGACAGTAGAACTTTGGTTAGAGTTGCTTACAATGGTTACATAATATTGAAACACCAaaacatgtattttttctCTTACCTCCGTGTCCTCCAGCGGTGGCAGCGTGAGAAGAGGAACGGGCAGAAGCCCGCAGGTATTGCAAAGCTGCTTTCTGAAGAATTGCAGCCATTTTAGCCAAGATAATTACACAAATTCGTACAACACTTGAAAAATTTAtcaaatgtcacttgtcaaaGTTATCTGACACTGACAACCAATTATTTTGTCTgtggtattatttttttctcaggCAAGAGATTtcttgattttaattttttatccaaCTATGCATTGCATTTcaggaaaatgaaaaaaatcatcaagttttatctttatttttattgaatggGAAAATCAACACACATTTATCACCTAGCTTATTCACTTTGCtctaattataatgaaaatgGCACATGGTTAAAAGTTACATTAGattgctatatttttttacaatgcaATGATACTAACGTAGTAGTTACTTAACTACATTCAAAATACACAAGGTTGATCAAACGATGTAAAGTCTTCTCTTGATCTTGGTTCAGAAATTATTACAGGTCCATCCGGGAAATACTTCTCTAAAATGGACTTAGGAGATACctgaaacagaaaaaaatcCACTAGTCTTTTATAACCATAATAACTAGTTGAATAAAGTCCGATGCTCAGCCTATAGGTATAATCGGAAAAGAATAACATTGCATGAACTGAAAACAACGTTATACCTTCCTATTCTTGATGTGGTCAAAGTTGTATCCCATGTAGAAGGCAGACTGTTGCAGCTGCCTCAGGCTGCGCATGCGCTGACGAGGGTCACGGTCGCACAGCCTCATAAGAAGTGCTCGAGCACCTTTCGATAGGCTGGCAACACTGTCTGGGAGTCTGCCTGCTGGCTGTTCGCAAGAAGACCGCTGGCCTGTGctcctgaaaaaaatattattacagcgcgaaaatttaaaatgaaaagttACAATGTTACATtcaatttgatttatttattttctttatgagTTAACTAACTATGGTATCGTAGGTACCTAGGATTCATTAGGTTTTATTTCGATCTCTTGCTCGACCACTTTCTCAGCATAAGCTTGCTTTGGTTGGGGTCCGCCAATCTGTACTGCGCGGtgatggactaggcctaaacttcctttccttcattggaaggagactcgtgccccagcagtggggacatgaTGGGTTATGATACTTGTGATGATGCCGATAATTCGGACCTCCTAAtttaataggtaagtaggtaggtacttaggtcttaggtaggtacgtactgAGTAATTAATAGATTTACTgattaggtaagtaggtagttagactagttaggtacctactgatacAACACAGAAATCTTAATTTTGTGCTATGTAGGTAGTTGATAATAAAGAATTACCCCCATGAATAAGGGTGTTAAGTtataaattaagaaatatcTAATACTCAGAGATCTATCTTTAGATAATCTTCTTTTGAAACATACCCATTGGATTGTCCGGTATCGGCATCTATTTCTCCATCAGTCGCCTCCGCCTGGTCTGCAGACGACGCCGCCACCGCTGGACTTGGATACTGGAAATTAAAAGTTTCATTTAGGTTATACAGGAAAATAATTCTGCAAAAgtgttaaaaatacctaagcCGACTCAGGACATTCTAACAGAAcaacttaagtaggtatacttacttaagttaACTTACCAAATGTGTTTTAGATCTTTTGGCAATTCGTAAACAGGTAGGTGCTTTAGAAACTACTGTACAGAATTTGTACTATGAAGAggctttttttttcaaaagtaaGCTGTTCCTATGTTTTCGGATAAGTACCCCCCTGTCGGCGTCATACTATCTGtatctacctatgtattataggtaggtagacaTAACTCTAATGTCAATGCCATGTTAATTTTTACTGCAAAACGTACGGTACCTTTTGCTTTCTTATTTTGATTTACCTAACTGACCACCGGCCGCACATGCGTCAAGAAAGTGTAAGGGCCTTTCAAAGATCAACGCACTGACTGGAGTGTGAGTGGCCTGAGGTTCACGGCATCATTAATTCGTCCTTAATCCCCAGGTACCAGGGATAGCAATATAACCTGTATcatcaatttaaaaaaagccaATGGCGATCGCTCCCGTCGACGCTAAAAATAGACCCGTTGATGGCATAATGGCGACTGGCGAGGAATTTACGCGGGGTCCCGCCGCAGTTTACTTTGTTTTCTAAGCGATAAGTTAATTGTATGAGTAGTTAAGGCGATAGACGGTATACAGGATGTCGCAAAAGTGTTACAGCAAGCACAAAGGGGTAACGGAGGAGTTAATTTTGAACAAATTTGGTTGGTAACCATAAgtagtcacgtgaccaactaaaaTGATTTTAGCAAATAGTCTTCTTGTTCTCCCTAGTCTTTTCCTTATTGAGGGTCAGCTTTTACCAAatagtatatatatttaaatagtatTCCGTACTTAAGTATCTAAATACTGCATACAAGATATACAACTGTAAATACTCACTTACTGTAAAATGTTGTTAATAAAAGTGTAGTGTTGGTAAATTTTCTTACGCATGCGTGCACTTATCTAAAGTAACGAATTGgtaaaagtacctatcatAATGTATCTCTCTCTACCACCTATGAAGTTAGTTGCCTGCACCAGAAGCACATGAAGCGAGCGGGAAGACGAAGATTAATGATGATCTATTTCAGTAGAAGAACCTCATCGAGACGAGACCCACAGCATAAGTTAAGGACCTCATTGGCGAAGCTATTATTCTAGGtaagttaattataataaatagaaagtttgtaagtaggCTTGATCTTATTTCACTTCATATTCATAACCGAAATACCAACGACGCGACGGTAGACCATACCGTAAACCGGGTAAGGCACTAAAGAACTTGCCTGTGAAATTGTactagtacttacctaaatacttTCCTAAACACCTATGTAGGGCCGATTTTTTATCTGTGATCAACTTTAACCAAGTCACCTGTCAAGCTGCATACGAATTGTTGGTTTTTAAGTAATCGTTGCGACTTTTGACCATGGCTGAGTTAACTACGGataaaaaaactggcccttagatatagttatacattatattaggtccttacatatgaaattggcgttttctataggaggaacataaagtcgtttttttttttaaatgaaatatattaaattaatcaaagtatgtaccattgctatgtatgcacttttgccatctcataggtagttcattgatccccttactaaaaaaaccattcgggcgggaatcaataaaatctttggaggcggtttggactgccccatcggagttgaatttttttccttgcaagtagttatccaaattgcgaaaaaaatggttatctgttggagcaaggtccggagagtacggtggatgtctaagacattctaattgaagctcctctaatttggtagccgtctgttgtgcagtgtgtggtttagcgttgtcctgaagcagcagtggcctagagcgattgaccagcctcggttgtttagcagctagcttttccatcatggtttgcagttgctgacaatagatatctgccgtaatcgtctggccagatttaagaaagctgtagtgaacgacaccggcactagtccaccaaacacttacaagcaacttttttttagtcaattttcgcttagggcaggatttggctggttcgctagggttcagccattgcgatgagcgcttccgattatcgtagaggatccacttttcatcacaggtaatgattcgatttaaaattccttcactattgtgccggttgagtaacgtaacgcagcagtcgacgcgcgtttgtcggtttgcttcactcaattcatgaggtacccacctttcaagctttttcaccttcccaatttgcttcaagtggattagaatagttttatcactaacaccggagcctgcagctaactcggacgtggtttgcgatggatccgcttccacaatagccaattcttcattatcaactttggtctccggccgtccacgaggcttgttctgcaggtcgaaatttccagaacgaaaacgttggaaccaaaaacgcactgtgttttcttttgcgacaccgtcaccatacacatcattaatccttcgagccgtttctgcagcactggtgccacggtggaactcatactcgtaaataacgcgatatttcaagttttccattttgtaaacagagtgacacaaagaaaaaaacaaaagaagaaaaaacaaatgaattagggggtttgaaacacaaatgcatgagtaaatagctgtatgaatttgaatttggaattcctaaccataaaggtaatatttgagattaaagtggccagtacgacaaaacgccaatttcatatgtaaggacctaatattattttactctACATTACTAGACTAGGACCCAGACTTCGTCCTatctcggaattcccacgaAAGCGACAGTGCAGCTCGCAGCAGACAACAACTAGTTCCCAATTCTAATACAGAAGcccctagcaccaaattaAGCAGGGTCATTAGTGTCGACAAGCGGATTCTGTACTATCTTGATGACATCGATCGCCTAAACTTAACGGTACAGTGGAATACCCTGTTACTTGCTTACCTGTTCTATACGCTCGGTGATATTTGTCATGTGTCAACgtctatcgcgagattaatttaaaaataaatgtattttcaaGATTGACCCCAAAAATTAATAGTtaacttacttaagtactttctTTGTTGAAATACGATTTCGTGTCTATAAAATAGACGACTATCTACGGAAACGGTTTGGGGCAAAGGAGCGTCCCTCTCAGAATGACAATGCTATCGGACAGGGGTCAGGTTACTTTAGGGTAGGCTGTAGACCTAAACGTCTATAGACCTAGACGTCCTCGGTGAGCCGATACCAGCCGACAGCGATTGGCAAATGTTCTTCCTAAAAGCCcaggtaactaggtacttacagctgAGATAGGTAAATGccaaattagtttttttttatttagtacctacAGCTAGGCCTCTTGCTTTCCGCGTCTCACAAATAAActcataataatacttatggTCCGGAAGCTCTAATTCTGAtctaatagaaaaaaaacacgcactcacgccttgtactaatgtactcggTCGCATCTGATCTAATCTAATAGATAACTTTAAAACtcaagtttatttaaatttaatttatgataTCTTTTATAATctgaaataagtacttacattcaATTTTACTGAAGATGATGAAGTCACTTGAAAACTAGGTCAAGCCTTTATTATTGCTACGATATGCTACCTACTATTAACTATACCTAAAAGCATTATACCTTTAAAGCCATTAAATTAtcaaaaagtaattaaaatgtacttataatCGTAACTCATATAACCAGTTGTAACAGGGTGTCcgtttatcatatttttatttactttttggaTAAAATAATACAGAAGGAAATTTTATAAGTCTCCATCTAAATAGTGCAGTGGACGGTAGATAAGAAAGGAAaaagtatgtaagtaggtacttacctactaatttaCAATTCAAAAGCCTATAATACCATAGTTATAATTCGAAATGTTACaatgtacttattaaatataagtaagtactcatACTGCACCATCTGCCAAAAAGTACCAATCAATAACTTATACGTTGGTGAAAAAAACAGTGGCGATCATCAATAAAATTCATCAATCAGTCATCACCACAACAATGACACTGTATGTAATTGTAATGCtgcaactttttttaaacaaagccATTCTATATAGTGTATGCTTACATTCCCACATAAGACACCTATATACTAATAACTTCAACTATTGGTTAAAATTAAGGCTCAAACCGTagtgttaataattattatggcatgttatgttatatatacatatatatataaatatattatataggtatattatacttCACGTAAAAATAAGCTATCGATACGTAtcgttatatatatatatatatatatatatatatatatatatatatatgtatatggcATCGTCGTCGTAGTAAGTACTGTAACGATACGTATCGATAGCTTATTTTTACGTGaagtataataggtataacTGGATATAACTAAAACAAGCCATACTCCTGCCTGTCAACCAACACCACATGacttatcataaaaaatcagtacttatatatttcttatgtatatgtatagtcaGTTAACATTATGTTagacctattttattttaacatcacACTACCAACGCGAAAAGTTTTGTAGATATTTACAATTTGGTAAAGTACAGGGTCCCTTGTAAATGGTAACATCCCGTTAGGAGGTTTGATACTttgatacaaataataataattctaagCTCTTGgaaaaatatctaaatacCTACGAGAATATTTGTTTGGCTTCTCTTTGCAAATTTTGCTGGTTGTttgactgtgtgttacttttagtaggtaagtatagttttttttgcgaatagcataatttttttatgattattttcaaGTTGTTTAGTTTGACGACCACATTACGTTAACTTATGGGCTTATGGGACACAATGTATAAGTAGTAATAAGTACTGACACACACataaggtacttacctaagtcgCAGAATAACAACTAGTACCAGCctaagtatacctatgtacttatacaacttacttaaatgatttttttattaatataagtacagGTACCATCTCGATAAATACATACTAGATGacttaagaggagagtatagctTCGCGATcctagcgaaataggtatttaggaaaagtaTTGCTGTCGCTCGTGCACTCGCTCGCGCCGGGCAccgcacacacacatgcaAGTAGCGTCACGCACACATCGATGGACGctgccgcgccgccaccgccgccaccg encodes the following:
- the LOC105392094 gene encoding cytochrome c oxidase subunit 6A1, mitochondrial; its protein translation is MAAILQKAALQYLRASARSSSHAATAGGHGGGHKLWKKLSFFVAFPAVGLGMVNAYLAHQEHAHHERPPFVPYEYLRVRTKRFPWGDGQKSLFHNPHVNPLPNGYEDEH